From a single Brassica napus cultivar Da-Ae chromosome C9, Da-Ae, whole genome shotgun sequence genomic region:
- the LOC106392251 gene encoding ferredoxin--NADP reductase, leaf isozyme 1, chloroplastic: MVYELTYGFWILLNNMNGVGEVPYREGQSIGIIPEGIDKNGKPHKLRLYSIASSAIGDFGDSKTVSLCVKRLVYTNESGEIVKGVCSNFLCDLKPGDEAKITGPVGKEMLMPKDPNATIIMLGTGTGIAPFRSFLWKMFFEEHEDYKFNGLAWLFLGVPTSSSLLYKEEFEKMKEKNPENFRLDFAVSREQTNDKGEKMYIQTRMAEYAEELWELLKKDNTFVYMCGLKGMEKGIDEIMVSLAAKDGIDWLEYKKQLKKSEQWNVEVY; this comes from the exons ATGGTGTACGAATTAACGTATGGATTTTGGATTTTATTAAACAATATGAATGGAGTAGGTGAGGTTCCTTACAGAGAAGGGCAATCGATAGGAATAATTCCAGAAGGAATTGACAAGAACGGGAAGCCACACAAGCTGAGGTTATACTCTATCGCCAGCAGTGCcattggtgactttggagaCTCCAAAACC GTTTCTCTCTGTGTCAAGAGGTTAGTTTACACTAACGAAAGCGGAGAGATTGTTAAGGGAGTCTGCTCCAACTTCTTGT GTGACTTGAAGCCAGGTGATGAGGCAAAGATCACTGGACCTGTTGGAAAGGAAATGCTTATGCCAAAAGATCCTAATGCCACCATCATCATG CTTGGAACAGGAACTGGAATAGCTCCATTCAGATCATTTTTGTGGAAAATGTTCTTTGAGGAGCACGAAGACTACAAG TTCAACGGTTTGGCATGGCTCTTCTTGGGTGTACCAACAAGCAGCTCACTGCTCTACAAGGAG GAGTTTGAgaagatgaaggagaagaaCCCTGAAAACTTCAGGCTGGACTTTGCGGTGAGCAGGGAGCAGACGAACGACAAGGGAGAGAAAATGTACATACAGACGAGAATGGCAGAGTACGCAGAAGAGCTGTGGGAGTTGCTGAAGAAAGACAACACCTTTGTTTACATGTGTGGTCTCAAGGGTATGGAGAAGGGCATCGATGAGATCATGGTCTCACTTGCTGCTAAAGATG GGATCGATTGGTTGGAGTACAAGAAGCAATTGAAGAAGAGTGAGCAGTGGAATGTGGAAGTCTACTAA
- the LOC106392248 gene encoding probable alpha-mannosidase At5g66150 — MVIPGLSVLICVTSWLSLESVNGVYVKYGTEARVVPDKLNVHLVPHSHDDVGWLKTVDQYFIGSNNSIQKACVRNVMDSVMDSLRRDPNRKFVFAEMAFFTRWWGEQNPETHEHVKKLVNSGQLEFVNGGWSMNDEATCHYIDMIDQMTLGHRFIMQTFNITPRAAWQIDPFGHSSVQAYLMGAELGFDSLHFARIDYQDREKRKDEKSLEFVWRGSETFASSSQIFTNTFPVHYTPPSGFHYEITDDYAPLQDDPLLDAFNVKEAVDNFVNASLFYANVTRGNHVMWTMGDDFQYQFAESWFRQMDRLIHYVNKDGRVNAVYSTPSLYVDAKNAAKNITWPLKTHDFFPYADRDSAYWTGYFTSRPALKRYVRSLSGYYLAARQLEFLVGKKSGGPNTCRLGDSLAIAQHHDGVTGTAKQHVTNDYAKRLAHGASEAEAVVNSALAHLMNKARTKPDISLTQCSSMNMSYCPVTEETISGQKSLILVAYNSLAWNRTEFIRIPVNDAGLNVEDSSGNTLDAQYIPMDNVTSNLRSNYSKAYLGVSSQQIPKYWLVFKATVPPLGWNTFFISKATGEGSDKNKHSPGTFSPMKGITEIGPGNLKLVFSPDSGLLKQMHNSRTGAKILVDQNYLWYASNVGDSKNSQVSGAYIFRPNASLAYSVSSKPELQIVRGPLVDEVHQQFSPWVSQVIRVYKDKEHAEFEYTIGPIPVGKDYVGKEVITRMVANMSTDKTFYTDSNGRDFLKRVRDDRTDWTLKVNEPIAGNYYPLTLGMYTKDKKVELSVLVDRATGGGSIKDGELELMLHRRTCMDDSRGVEESLEETVCINGTCTGLTVRGNYYVSINPVGGEGARWRRGTGQEIYTPLVMAFTHENKEKWKGSNSVKGNAMDPHYAFPPNVALITLEELDLGNVLLRLAHLYEAGEESEYSKVAKVELKKLFPGKTIKGVKEMSLVATQEKAKMKEKMKWKVEGEAEQSQSSSHPRKGGPIDSSALVVELSPMEIRTFLLQFSQKQPAKQQRRRKFILGF; from the exons ATGGTGATACCCGGTTTGTCTGTGTTGATCTGTGTTACCAGCTGGCTTTCTCTTGAGAGCGTTAATGGCGTCTACGTTAAGTACGGCACCGAAGCTAGAGTAGTGCCTGACAAACTCAACGTCCATCTTGTCCCGCATTCTCATGACGATGTCGGGTGGTTGAAAACCGTTGATCAGTACTTTATCGGATCAAACAACAGTATccag AAAGCATGCGTGAGAAACGTGATGGACTCGGTGATGGACTCGCTGCGTCGCGATCCCAATCGAAAGTTTGTGTTTGCGGAAATG gCATTCTTTACGCGTTGGTGGGGAGAACAAAACCCCGAGACACACGAACACGTGAAGAAGCTTGTGAACTCCGGACAACTTGAGTTTGT AAACGGAGGATGGAGTATGAACGACGAAGCAACGTGCCATTACATAGATATGATAGACCAGATGACGTTAGGGCATCGGTTTATAATGCAGACATTCAATATCACTCCTCGTGCTGCTTGGCAAATAGATCCTTTCGGTCATTCCTCCGTACAAGCTTACCTCATGGGAGCAGAGCTAGGGTTTGATTCTCTCCATTTCGCTAGAATCGATTACCAAGACAGAGAGAAGCGCAAGGACGAGAAATCCCTAGAATTCGTCTGGAGAGGATCCGAAACTTTTGCTTCGTCTTCTCAGATATTCACCAATACATTTCCAGTTCATTACACCCCGCCCAGTGGGTTTCACTATGAAATCACCGATGATTACGCTCCCCTCCAGGATGACCCTCTTTTGGATGCCTTCAACGTCAAGGAGGCCGTTGATAACTTCGTCAATGCTTCCCTCTTTTAT GCCAATGTGACTCGAGGTAACCATGTGATGTGGACAATGGGTGATGATTTTCAGTACCAGTTCGCCGAGTCTTGGTTCAGACAGATGGACAGATTGATTCATTATGTTAACAAG GATGGCCGTGTGAACGCAGTGTACTCCACACCATCTCTTTATGTTGATGCCAAGAATGCTGCCAAGAACATCACTTGGCCTCTCAAGACACATGACTTTTTCCC ATATGCAGATCGGGATAGCGCCTACTGGACTGGCTACTTCACCAGCCGCCCTGCTTTAAAACGATATGTTCGCTCTCTTAGCGGATACTACTTG GCTGCAAGGCAACTTGAGTTTCTGGTGGGAAAGAAATCTGGAGGTCCAAACACTTGTAGACTTGGGGATTCTTTAGCAATAGCGCAGCACCATGATGGTGTCACTGGAACTGCCAAGCAGCATGTGACAAATGATTATGCCAAAAGACTAGCACATGGTGCTTCTGAG GCAGAAGCAGTGGTGAATTCTGCGCTGGCACACTTAATGAACAAGGCACGTACAAAGCCTGACATATCATTAACCCAG TGCTCGTCGATGAATATGAGCTATTGCCCAGTGACGGAAGAAACCATTTCAGGCCAGAAGAGCTTG ATTCTTGTGGCCTATAACTCCCTTGCATGGAATCGTACAGAATTCATTAGGATACCG GTCAATGATGCAGGTTTAAACGTGGAAGATTCATCAGGAAACACCCTTGATGCTCAATACATTCCCATGGATAATGTCACGAGCAACTTGAGAAGTAACTATTCGAAAGCTTATTTGGGAGTATCTTCACAGCAGATTCCAAAGTATTGGCTTGTGTTTAAAGCAACAGTGCCGCCACTTGGTTGGAACACATTCTTCATATCTAAAGCAACCGGGGAAG GAAGCGACAAAAACAAACACTCTCCAGGGACGTTTAGTCCAATGAAGGGTATAACTGAAATTGGTCCAGGAAATCTAAAGCTGGTGTTTTCTCCAGACTCTGGTCTTCTCAAACAGATGCACAACTCCAGAACAGGA GCTAAAATACTGGTGGACCAGAACTATCTCTGGTATGCTTCAAATGTGGGGGACTCAAAAAATTCCCAAGTTTCCGGTGCATATATTTTCCGACCTAATGCTTCCTTGGCATATTCTGTTTCTTCGAAA CCAGAGTTGCAGATCGTGAGAGGGCCTCTAGTAGATGAGGTGCACCAGCAGTTCAGTCCTTGGGTTTCACAG GTGATAAGAGTGTACAAAGACAAAGAGCATGCAGAGTTTGAGTACACT ATTGGTCCAATTCCTGTTGGTAAAGATTACGTAGGAAAAGAGGTTATTACACGGATGGTAGCAAATATGAGTACAGATAAGACGTTTTATACTGACTCTAACGGAAGAGACTTCCTGAAACGG GTGAGGGATGACAGAACAGACTGGACTCTCAAAGTGAACGAACCAATAGCAGGAAACTACTATCCG CTTACTCTGGGAATGTACACAAAAGACAAGAAAGTAGAGTTGTCGGTGTTGGTTGATAGGGCTACAGGGGGTGGTAGTATCAAGGACGGTGAATTAGAATTGATGCTCCACAG GCGTACGTGCATGGATGATTCTAGAGGAGTGGAGGAGAGCCTTGAGGAAACTGTGTGTATCAATGGTACCTGCACAGGATTAACG GTACGTGGGAATTACTATGTAAGCATAAATCCGGTAGGAGGAGAAGGAGCGAGGTGGAGACGAGGGACAGGCCAGGAAATATACACTCCTCTTGTAATGGCATTCACACACGAAAACAAGGAGAAGTGGAAAGGCTCCAATTCTGTGAAAGGAAATGCAATGGATCCTCACTACGCCTTCCCTCCAAACGTTGCTCTCATCACTCTTGAGGAGCTGGATCTCGGCAACGTTCTTCTCCGCCTCGCTCATCTCTACGAG GCCGGAGAAGAGAGTGAGTACTCGAAAGTCGCTAAAGTTGAGCTGAAGAAGTTGTTTCCTGGAAAAACA ATCAAAGGAGTGAAAGAAATGAGTTTGGTAGCGACTCAAGAGAAGGCTAagatgaaggagaagatgaagtggAAAGTAGAAGGTGAAGCCGAACAATCTCAATCTTCATCTCATCCGCGAAAGGGTGGACCAATTGACAGCTCCGCATTAGTTGTAGAGCTTTCTCCCATGGAGATTCGTACTTTCTTGCTCCAGTTCTCGCAGAAGCAGCCTGCAAAACAACAAAGGAGAAGAAAGTTTATTCTGGGATTTTGA
- the LOC106392247 gene encoding cell cycle checkpoint protein RAD17 isoform X2: protein MGRGNQMVELSSEEEEEEESYKLRSSRSSAKSKSRSSGGGCRTNPRASKKARLSSHVDKIRLSFEDFDEALSGFKASSPPSFKKKAGLWVDKYKPRTLEELSVHNKKVEQVKLWFEECFDCSKDGVRNNVLLLTGQAGVGKSATIHLLASILGVTVYEWSAPIPTLWQEHVHNSTSGLKYSSKLDEFENFVDTSRKYGVISGGTKPPRLVLLIDDLPLANGRHAFERLQNCLTLLVKSTQIPTVVLITDYVKADSSDQTARTMEDLQSSIERAGALKVAFNPITKNSIKKTLQRISREEHCKVTTAEVDQMASASGGDIRHAITSLQLFSVKPQLNHTMHSGLDSGISSCFGRDETLSLFHALGKFLHNKREATDNVIISDCSDYLVHNEFARLPLKMDAPEMVLSQAHGQAGRVVDFLHENVLDFVSDGAIEDAWCVSSYLADADLLLAALRGKMSVHNNKTEDVLQSVGASVAVRGVLYGNKQPWSSRWHVIRKPKLWQVEQSSIQTKNLREQRNIGYEGSRMADMSVTATEYSPALKWLSYRASADVFSEMEEETDEDKSEVSEDDEIQDW from the exons ATGGGGAGAGGAAATCAGATGGTTGAATTATCgtcggaagaagaagaagaagaagaatcgtATAAGTTAAGGTCGTCGCGGTCTAGTGCCAAGTCGAAATCGAGGTCCTCGGGTGGTGGTTGCAGAACGAATCCTAGAGCCTCCAAGAAAGCTCGACTCTCGAGTCACGTAGACAAG ATCAGATTATCGTTCGAAGATTTCGACGAAGCTTTGAGCGGCTTCAAGGCATCATCTCCTCCTA GCTTCAAGAAGAAGGCTGGTTTGTGGGTTGACAAATACAAGCCTCGCACCTTGGAAGAGCTTTCTGTTCACAACAAGaag GTTGAACAAGTTAAACTTTGGTTCGAGGAATGTTTTGATTGCTCCAAG GATGGTGTTAGGAATAATGTTCTACTACTCACCGGTCAAGCTGGCGTCGGCAAATCTGCTACCATCCATTTGCTTGCCTCTATCCTTGGCGTCACTGTGTATGAGTGGAGCGCTCCTATTCCTACTCTCTGGCAAGAACATGTTCATAACTCAACTTCTG GACTGAAGTACTCTTCGAAGCTGGATGAGTTTGAAAACTTCGTTGACACTAGTAGAAAATACGGAGTGATTTCTGGGGGAACGAAACCGCCGCGCCTCGTTCTTTTGATTGATGACCTTCCTCTAGCCAATGGGAGGCATGCTTTTGAGAGGCTTCAAAACTGCTTAACGCTCTTGGTGAAATCTACGCAGATTCCGACAGTGGTATTGATCACGGACTATGTCAAAGCAGACTCTTCTGACCAGACTGCTCGAACTATGGAGGACCTTCAGTCATCTATTGAACGAGCAGGGGCTTTAAAGGTGGCTTTTAATCCCATTACGAAGAACTCAATTAAGAAGACACTTCAGAGGATAAGCAGAGAAGAGCATTGTAAGGTAACGACTGCGGAGGTTGATCAGATGGCGAGTGCCAGTGGAGGAGACATCAGACACGCTATTACGTCTTTGCAACTCTTCTCTGTTAAGCCACAACTCAATCATACAATGCACAGTGGTTTGGATAGTGGAATATCTTCCTGTTTCGGTAGAGATGAGACCCTTTCGTTGTTTCACGCCCTGGGAAAATTTCTCCACAACAAAAGAGAGGCTACTGATAATGTTATTATATCAG ATTGCAGTGACTATCTTGTGCATAACGAGTTTGCAAGGTTACCACTGAAGATGGATGCGCCAGAGATGGTTCTTAGCCAAGCTCATGGACAGGCAGGCCGGGTTGTGGATTTTCTTCATGAAAATG TGTTAGATTTCGTGAGTGACGGAGCCATAGAAGATGCCTGGTGCGTGTCTTCGTATTTAGCGGATGCTGATCTCCTTCTCGCAGCTTTAAGAGGAAAAATGAGTGTACATAACAACAAAACAGAGGACGTTCTACAATCAGTCGGCGCCTCGGTGGCTGTTCGTGGCGTGTTGTATGGAAACAAGCAGCCATGGTCATCCAG ATGGCACGTGATTCGCAAGCCAAAACTCTGGCAAGTGGAGCAATCCTCAATACAAACCAAG AATCTGAGAGAGCAGAGGAACATAGGATATGAGGGGTCAAGAATGGCAGATATGTCGGTGACGGCTACAGAGTACAGCCCTGCGCTGAAATGGCTAAGCTACAGGGCGTCTGCAGATGTGTTTTCAGAAATGGAGGAAGAGACGGATGAGGATAAGAGTGAAGTTTCTGAAGATGATGAAATACAAGACTGGTGA
- the LOC106392247 gene encoding cell cycle checkpoint protein RAD17 isoform X3 codes for MGRGNQMVELSSEEEEEEESYKLRSSRSSAKSKSRSSGGGCRTNPRASKKARLSSHVDKIRLSFEDFDEALSGFKASSPPSFKKKAGLWVDKYKPRTLEELSVHNKKVEQVKLWFEECFDCSKDGVRNNVLLLTGQAGVGKSATIHLLASILGVTVYEWSAPIPTLWQEHVHNSTSGLKYSSKLDEFENFVDTSRKYGVISGGTKPPRLVLLIDDLPLANGRHAFERLQNCLTLLVKSTQIPTVVLITDYVKADSSDQTARTMEDLQSSIERAGALKVAFNPITKNSIKKTLQRISREEHCKVTTAEVDQMASASGGDIRHAITSLQLFSVKPQLNHTMHSGLDSGISSCFGRDETLSLFHALGKFLHNKREATDNVIISDCSDYLVHNEFARLPLKMDAPEMVLSQAHGQAGRVVDFLHENDFVSDGAIEDAWCVSSYLADADLLLAALRGKMSVHNNKTEDVLQSVGASVAVRGVLYGNKQPWSSRWHVIRKPKLWQVEQSSIQTKKNLREQRNIGYEGSRMADMSVTATEYSPALKWLSYRASADVFSEMEEETDEDKSEVSEDDEIQDW; via the exons ATGGGGAGAGGAAATCAGATGGTTGAATTATCgtcggaagaagaagaagaagaagaatcgtATAAGTTAAGGTCGTCGCGGTCTAGTGCCAAGTCGAAATCGAGGTCCTCGGGTGGTGGTTGCAGAACGAATCCTAGAGCCTCCAAGAAAGCTCGACTCTCGAGTCACGTAGACAAG ATCAGATTATCGTTCGAAGATTTCGACGAAGCTTTGAGCGGCTTCAAGGCATCATCTCCTCCTA GCTTCAAGAAGAAGGCTGGTTTGTGGGTTGACAAATACAAGCCTCGCACCTTGGAAGAGCTTTCTGTTCACAACAAGaag GTTGAACAAGTTAAACTTTGGTTCGAGGAATGTTTTGATTGCTCCAAG GATGGTGTTAGGAATAATGTTCTACTACTCACCGGTCAAGCTGGCGTCGGCAAATCTGCTACCATCCATTTGCTTGCCTCTATCCTTGGCGTCACTGTGTATGAGTGGAGCGCTCCTATTCCTACTCTCTGGCAAGAACATGTTCATAACTCAACTTCTG GACTGAAGTACTCTTCGAAGCTGGATGAGTTTGAAAACTTCGTTGACACTAGTAGAAAATACGGAGTGATTTCTGGGGGAACGAAACCGCCGCGCCTCGTTCTTTTGATTGATGACCTTCCTCTAGCCAATGGGAGGCATGCTTTTGAGAGGCTTCAAAACTGCTTAACGCTCTTGGTGAAATCTACGCAGATTCCGACAGTGGTATTGATCACGGACTATGTCAAAGCAGACTCTTCTGACCAGACTGCTCGAACTATGGAGGACCTTCAGTCATCTATTGAACGAGCAGGGGCTTTAAAGGTGGCTTTTAATCCCATTACGAAGAACTCAATTAAGAAGACACTTCAGAGGATAAGCAGAGAAGAGCATTGTAAGGTAACGACTGCGGAGGTTGATCAGATGGCGAGTGCCAGTGGAGGAGACATCAGACACGCTATTACGTCTTTGCAACTCTTCTCTGTTAAGCCACAACTCAATCATACAATGCACAGTGGTTTGGATAGTGGAATATCTTCCTGTTTCGGTAGAGATGAGACCCTTTCGTTGTTTCACGCCCTGGGAAAATTTCTCCACAACAAAAGAGAGGCTACTGATAATGTTATTATATCAG ATTGCAGTGACTATCTTGTGCATAACGAGTTTGCAAGGTTACCACTGAAGATGGATGCGCCAGAGATGGTTCTTAGCCAAGCTCATGGACAGGCAGGCCGGGTTGTGGATTTTCTTCATGAAAATG ATTTCGTGAGTGACGGAGCCATAGAAGATGCCTGGTGCGTGTCTTCGTATTTAGCGGATGCTGATCTCCTTCTCGCAGCTTTAAGAGGAAAAATGAGTGTACATAACAACAAAACAGAGGACGTTCTACAATCAGTCGGCGCCTCGGTGGCTGTTCGTGGCGTGTTGTATGGAAACAAGCAGCCATGGTCATCCAG ATGGCACGTGATTCGCAAGCCAAAACTCTGGCAAGTGGAGCAATCCTCAATACAAACCAAG AAGAATCTGAGAGAGCAGAGGAACATAGGATATGAGGGGTCAAGAATGGCAGATATGTCGGTGACGGCTACAGAGTACAGCCCTGCGCTGAAATGGCTAAGCTACAGGGCGTCTGCAGATGTGTTTTCAGAAATGGAGGAAGAGACGGATGAGGATAAGAGTGAAGTTTCTGAAGATGATGAAATACAAGACTGGTGA
- the LOC106392247 gene encoding cell cycle checkpoint protein RAD17 isoform X1, which produces MGRGNQMVELSSEEEEEEESYKLRSSRSSAKSKSRSSGGGCRTNPRASKKARLSSHVDKIRLSFEDFDEALSGFKASSPPSFKKKAGLWVDKYKPRTLEELSVHNKKVEQVKLWFEECFDCSKDGVRNNVLLLTGQAGVGKSATIHLLASILGVTVYEWSAPIPTLWQEHVHNSTSGLKYSSKLDEFENFVDTSRKYGVISGGTKPPRLVLLIDDLPLANGRHAFERLQNCLTLLVKSTQIPTVVLITDYVKADSSDQTARTMEDLQSSIERAGALKVAFNPITKNSIKKTLQRISREEHCKVTTAEVDQMASASGGDIRHAITSLQLFSVKPQLNHTMHSGLDSGISSCFGRDETLSLFHALGKFLHNKREATDNVIISDCSDYLVHNEFARLPLKMDAPEMVLSQAHGQAGRVVDFLHENVLDFVSDGAIEDAWCVSSYLADADLLLAALRGKMSVHNNKTEDVLQSVGASVAVRGVLYGNKQPWSSRWHVIRKPKLWQVEQSSIQTKKNLREQRNIGYEGSRMADMSVTATEYSPALKWLSYRASADVFSEMEEETDEDKSEVSEDDEIQDW; this is translated from the exons ATGGGGAGAGGAAATCAGATGGTTGAATTATCgtcggaagaagaagaagaagaagaatcgtATAAGTTAAGGTCGTCGCGGTCTAGTGCCAAGTCGAAATCGAGGTCCTCGGGTGGTGGTTGCAGAACGAATCCTAGAGCCTCCAAGAAAGCTCGACTCTCGAGTCACGTAGACAAG ATCAGATTATCGTTCGAAGATTTCGACGAAGCTTTGAGCGGCTTCAAGGCATCATCTCCTCCTA GCTTCAAGAAGAAGGCTGGTTTGTGGGTTGACAAATACAAGCCTCGCACCTTGGAAGAGCTTTCTGTTCACAACAAGaag GTTGAACAAGTTAAACTTTGGTTCGAGGAATGTTTTGATTGCTCCAAG GATGGTGTTAGGAATAATGTTCTACTACTCACCGGTCAAGCTGGCGTCGGCAAATCTGCTACCATCCATTTGCTTGCCTCTATCCTTGGCGTCACTGTGTATGAGTGGAGCGCTCCTATTCCTACTCTCTGGCAAGAACATGTTCATAACTCAACTTCTG GACTGAAGTACTCTTCGAAGCTGGATGAGTTTGAAAACTTCGTTGACACTAGTAGAAAATACGGAGTGATTTCTGGGGGAACGAAACCGCCGCGCCTCGTTCTTTTGATTGATGACCTTCCTCTAGCCAATGGGAGGCATGCTTTTGAGAGGCTTCAAAACTGCTTAACGCTCTTGGTGAAATCTACGCAGATTCCGACAGTGGTATTGATCACGGACTATGTCAAAGCAGACTCTTCTGACCAGACTGCTCGAACTATGGAGGACCTTCAGTCATCTATTGAACGAGCAGGGGCTTTAAAGGTGGCTTTTAATCCCATTACGAAGAACTCAATTAAGAAGACACTTCAGAGGATAAGCAGAGAAGAGCATTGTAAGGTAACGACTGCGGAGGTTGATCAGATGGCGAGTGCCAGTGGAGGAGACATCAGACACGCTATTACGTCTTTGCAACTCTTCTCTGTTAAGCCACAACTCAATCATACAATGCACAGTGGTTTGGATAGTGGAATATCTTCCTGTTTCGGTAGAGATGAGACCCTTTCGTTGTTTCACGCCCTGGGAAAATTTCTCCACAACAAAAGAGAGGCTACTGATAATGTTATTATATCAG ATTGCAGTGACTATCTTGTGCATAACGAGTTTGCAAGGTTACCACTGAAGATGGATGCGCCAGAGATGGTTCTTAGCCAAGCTCATGGACAGGCAGGCCGGGTTGTGGATTTTCTTCATGAAAATG TGTTAGATTTCGTGAGTGACGGAGCCATAGAAGATGCCTGGTGCGTGTCTTCGTATTTAGCGGATGCTGATCTCCTTCTCGCAGCTTTAAGAGGAAAAATGAGTGTACATAACAACAAAACAGAGGACGTTCTACAATCAGTCGGCGCCTCGGTGGCTGTTCGTGGCGTGTTGTATGGAAACAAGCAGCCATGGTCATCCAG ATGGCACGTGATTCGCAAGCCAAAACTCTGGCAAGTGGAGCAATCCTCAATACAAACCAAG AAGAATCTGAGAGAGCAGAGGAACATAGGATATGAGGGGTCAAGAATGGCAGATATGTCGGTGACGGCTACAGAGTACAGCCCTGCGCTGAAATGGCTAAGCTACAGGGCGTCTGCAGATGTGTTTTCAGAAATGGAGGAAGAGACGGATGAGGATAAGAGTGAAGTTTCTGAAGATGATGAAATACAAGACTGGTGA
- the LOC106392246 gene encoding 3-dehydroquinate synthase, chloroplastic, translated as MAANAVSLSISSTVASPKTPHSLEAQTRGLIPPPTISFPKSSSSLSSTAISISRSRVRAGPSQLVNEPANAMATPPTIVEVDLGSRSYPIYIGAGLLDQSHLLQRHVHGKKVLVVTNERVAPLYLDKTVHALTIGNPNVTVESVILPDGEKYKDMDTLMKVFDKAIESRLDRRSTFVALGGGVIGDMCGYAAASYLRGVNFIQIPTTVMAQVDSSVGGKTGINHRLGKNLIGAFYQPQCVLVDTDTLNTLPDREMASGLAEVIKYGLIRDADFFEWQEKNIEALLARDPAALAYAIKRSCENKADVVSQDEKESGLRATLNLGHTFGHAIETGFGYGEWLHGEAVAAGTVMAVDMSYRLGWIDDSIVERVNNILKRAKLPTTPPESMTVSMFKSIMAVDKKVADGLLRLILLKGPLGNCVFTGDYDREALDATLRAFSKS; from the exons ATGGCTGCGAACGCCGTCTCGCTATCAATCTCATCCACCGTCGCCTCCCCGAAGACCCCCCACTCCCTTGAAGCTCAAACCCGCGGCTTGATTCCCCCACCAACCATTTCCTTCCCAAAGTCATCGTCCTCTTTATCTTCCACCGCTATCTCCATCTCCAGGTCGCGTGTTCGAGCCGGTCCCAGCCAGCTTGTTAACGAACCCGCTAACGCCATGGCCACTCCTCCCACTATAGTCGAGGTTGATTTAGGTAGCCGGAGCTATCCCATCTACATCGGCGCCGGCTTGCTCGATCAATCACATCTCCTTCAAAG GCATGTTCACGGGAAGAAAGTGCTGGTGGTGACTAACGAACGAGTTGCTCCTCTATACCTGGACAAGACTGTACATGCTTTGACTATAGGGAACCCCAACGTGACTGTGGAGTCTGTTATTCTCCCTGATGGAGAGAAATACAAAGACatg gaTACTCTCATGAAAGTCTTCGACAAGGCCATTGAGTCTCGCCTAGATAGACGATCTACTTTTGTTGCTCTTGGTGGCGGTGTTATTGGCGATATGTGTGGCTATGCTGCTGCTTCTTACCTCCGTGGTGTTAACTTCATCCAGATCCCCACCACTGTCATGGCACAG gttgattctTCTGTTGGTGGCAAAACAGGCATAAACCATCGTCTTGGAAAGAATTTGATTGGCGCGTTTTACCAGCCGCAGTGTGTGCTAGTTGACACCGACACGTTGAACACGCTGCCGGACAGGGAGATGGCTTCGGGTTTAGCGGAAGTGATCAAGTATGGACTTATCAGGGATGCTGACTTCTTTGAGTGGCAGGAGAAGAACATTGAGGCTCTCCTTGCTAG GGATCCGGCTGCATTAGCTTATGCGATAAAGCGATCATGTGAGAACAAGGCGGATGTTGTGTCACAGGATGAGAAAGAAAGCGGCTTGCGAGCTACCCTTAATTTGGGTCATACCTTTGGCCAT GCCATAGAAACTGGCTTCGGGTATGGAGAGTGGCTCCACGGAGAAGCTGTTGCCGCTGGCACG GTGATGGCAGTGGACATGTCATATCGTCTTGGCTGGATAGATGACTCAATCGTGGAGAGAGTGAACAACATCTTGAAACGAGCGAAATTGCCTACAACGCCGCCGGAGAGCATGACCGTGAGCATGTTCAAGTCCATAATGGCG GTTGACAAGAAAGTGGCAGATGGACTGCTGAGGCTGATTCTCCTGAAAGGTCCGCTGGGAAACTGCGTTTTCACGGGAGATTATGATCGGGAGGCGTTGGATGCTACGCTACGTGCGTTCTCCAAATCCTGa